The Oikeobacillus pervagus genome has a segment encoding these proteins:
- the secA2 gene encoding accessory Sec system translocase SecA2: MISYFKKLLGNTDEKKLQGYWKKVEEINQLEAKYEAFSDEDLRHQTHYFKEQIQNGKSIFDIQTNAFAVVREAAKRILGMRHYDVQLIGGLVLSEGNIAEMPTGEGKTLVASLPSYLRALEGKGVHVITVNEYLARRDRELIGEIHEFLGLTVSLNLPMMDPNQKQFAYQADITYGIGTEFGFDYLRDNMVYDENQRVQRPYHFAIIDEVDSVLIDEAKTPLIIAGKSGISSDLSYLCARIIKTFELDVHYLYDEETKSASFTEDGITKIERGFDIDNLYDLEHQTLYHYMLQALRARVMFKRDVDYIVKEGKILLVDMFTGRPMEGRSLSNGLHQAIEAKEGLEVSEENKTQASITIQNFFRMYPNLSGMTGTAKTEEKEFQEIYGMDVIQIPTNRPIQRVDLQDRIFDTTESKYTAVAKKVKELHDTGQPVLIGTTSILQSENVAKFLSKEGLNFKLLNAKSIEQEVQMISLAGQKGQITVATNMAGRGTDIMLGEGVEELGGLYVIGTERHESRRIDNQLKGRSGRQGDPGTSEFFISIEDDMFRRFAPEEVEKLRSSLKRDSDGQVLNKHVHEFVNRIQHQCEGANFSIREYNLKLDDVLNTQRNTVYDLRNKLLAKEDILPIAKSMISSYIQQEIEYTCPEDEKETDWQLEKLEEQLRLALPTETFELVNKDITRKEISTMTMKALDQYLKELDSYIDNEEQREAIRRYLLSALDYHWLQHLDTMDRLKEGVGLRSYSQEDPMRQYAREGLELFTYMYYQLERDTSRQIAEIYRKLL, encoded by the coding sequence ATGATTTCATATTTTAAAAAACTACTGGGGAATACAGATGAAAAGAAGTTGCAAGGGTACTGGAAGAAAGTTGAGGAAATTAATCAACTTGAAGCAAAGTATGAAGCTTTCTCAGATGAGGATTTGCGACATCAGACCCATTATTTTAAAGAACAAATTCAAAATGGAAAGTCGATTTTTGATATACAAACAAATGCTTTCGCTGTCGTTCGGGAAGCAGCTAAGCGGATTCTAGGAATGCGACATTATGATGTTCAGCTTATTGGAGGACTTGTCCTATCTGAAGGAAATATCGCCGAAATGCCTACAGGAGAAGGTAAAACACTTGTTGCGTCCTTACCTAGTTATTTACGCGCACTTGAAGGCAAAGGGGTTCATGTGATTACCGTTAATGAATATTTAGCACGTCGGGACCGTGAACTAATTGGGGAAATTCATGAATTCCTTGGACTCACGGTCAGCTTGAACTTGCCGATGATGGATCCTAATCAGAAGCAATTCGCCTATCAAGCGGATATTACATATGGAATCGGAACGGAATTCGGTTTCGATTATTTACGTGATAATATGGTGTATGATGAAAACCAAAGAGTTCAGCGCCCTTATCATTTCGCTATTATTGATGAAGTAGATAGTGTGTTAATTGATGAAGCCAAAACTCCTTTAATTATTGCTGGAAAAAGCGGAATCAGTTCTGATCTCAGTTATTTATGTGCGCGCATTATTAAAACATTTGAACTAGATGTGCATTATCTATATGATGAAGAAACGAAATCTGCTAGTTTTACAGAAGATGGCATCACCAAGATTGAAAGAGGTTTCGATATTGATAATCTCTATGATTTAGAACATCAAACTCTCTATCATTATATGCTTCAAGCCTTACGTGCTAGAGTGATGTTCAAACGGGATGTCGATTATATCGTCAAAGAAGGAAAAATTTTATTAGTCGATATGTTCACAGGTCGCCCAATGGAAGGTCGCTCGCTTAGCAATGGGCTTCACCAAGCCATTGAAGCAAAAGAAGGACTTGAAGTGTCGGAAGAGAATAAAACGCAAGCCTCGATTACGATCCAAAACTTTTTCCGCATGTATCCAAATCTTTCAGGAATGACCGGTACTGCGAAAACAGAGGAAAAAGAATTCCAAGAAATTTACGGAATGGATGTCATTCAAATCCCAACGAACAGACCGATTCAACGGGTGGACTTACAAGACCGGATTTTCGATACGACCGAATCGAAATATACAGCAGTTGCTAAAAAGGTCAAAGAATTACATGATACGGGACAACCTGTGCTTATCGGAACAACTTCGATTCTTCAGTCTGAAAATGTGGCTAAATTTTTATCAAAAGAAGGGTTGAACTTTAAACTTCTCAATGCGAAAAGTATTGAACAAGAAGTCCAAATGATTTCTTTAGCTGGGCAAAAAGGTCAAATTACGGTGGCGACGAATATGGCAGGACGTGGAACCGATATTATGCTTGGCGAAGGTGTCGAAGAGCTCGGTGGATTATATGTGATCGGAACGGAACGACATGAATCACGAAGAATTGACAATCAATTGAAAGGTCGTTCTGGGCGTCAAGGGGACCCTGGAACTTCTGAGTTTTTCATCTCAATTGAAGATGATATGTTCCGTCGTTTCGCTCCTGAAGAAGTGGAGAAATTGCGCTCTTCCTTAAAGCGCGATTCCGATGGCCAAGTGTTGAATAAACATGTTCATGAATTTGTTAATCGTATCCAACACCAATGTGAAGGGGCCAATTTCTCCATTCGAGAATACAATTTGAAATTGGATGATGTATTAAATACACAACGAAATACGGTGTATGACTTACGAAATAAATTACTAGCCAAAGAAGATATTTTACCAATTGCAAAATCAATGATCTCATCCTATATTCAACAGGAAATCGAGTACACTTGCCCAGAAGATGAGAAAGAAACCGATTGGCAACTGGAAAAATTAGAAGAACAATTACGTTTAGCCCTGCCAACTGAAACATTCGAACTTGTGAATAAAGATATCACACGAAAAGAAATTTCTACTATGACAATGAAAGCATTAGATCAATATTTAAAAGAGTTAGATTCCTATATTGATAATGAAGAACAAAGAGAAGCGATTCGCCGATACTTACTTTCTGCACTTGACTATCACTGGCTACAACATTTAGATACAATGGACCGACTAAAAGAAGGTGTCGGCTTGCGTAGCTATAGCCAAGAAGACCCAATGCGCCAATACGCCCGCGAAGGACTCGAACTCTTCACCTACATGTACTACCAACTCGAACGCGACACAAGCAGACAAATCGCAGAAATATATAGGAAACTTTTGTAA
- a CDS encoding accessory Sec system S-layer assembly protein, whose translation MFKMFKKNKEKLEKSGEDSTIAAKDLTGDGAGEEVGEVKTTLSFHPDANVGPEEKYYFQFLNNELPLLKPNQLSISGIDVKQNDDSIIITAFIRNSLSKAVRLSDSPLLFVGPDDEIIGRKVFPLGELGELPAQSSRPWEFVFTPKDLLKTEFPQTGWKLAFELNKPHSLDLEETWKNNLSEADQQKLDNLVKQMDPPKKGEINFMGLQANKAGNGDLHVTLLIRNGNEKNITLQQLPLVVEDASGEVIAQGGFKLDDLEVKANTSKPWTFVFPASLVTKEEIDFSTWKAYPPKQ comes from the coding sequence ATGTTTAAAATGTTTAAAAAGAATAAAGAGAAACTTGAGAAGTCTGGGGAAGATAGTACGATTGCAGCAAAGGACTTGACTGGCGATGGAGCGGGAGAAGAAGTAGGAGAAGTGAAAACGACTCTCTCCTTCCATCCAGATGCCAATGTGGGTCCGGAAGAAAAATATTATTTCCAATTTTTGAATAATGAATTACCATTACTTAAACCGAATCAATTGTCCATTTCCGGAATTGATGTTAAGCAAAATGATGATTCTATCATCATCACTGCGTTTATTCGCAATAGTCTATCTAAAGCGGTTCGCTTATCCGATTCCCCCCTTCTATTTGTAGGGCCTGATGATGAAATTATCGGAAGAAAGGTCTTCCCACTAGGTGAATTAGGCGAACTCCCAGCACAAAGTAGCCGCCCTTGGGAATTCGTTTTTACTCCTAAAGATTTACTCAAAACTGAGTTCCCCCAAACCGGTTGGAAGCTCGCATTTGAACTAAATAAACCACATTCACTAGATTTAGAAGAGACTTGGAAAAACAATCTTTCCGAAGCAGACCAACAAAAACTAGATAATCTTGTAAAACAAATGGATCCTCCGAAAAAGGGTGAGATCAATTTTATGGGATTGCAAGCAAATAAAGCGGGAAACGGTGATCTACATGTCACATTACTTATTCGTAATGGGAACGAAAAGAATATCACATTACAACAATTGCCCCTAGTTGTCGAAGATGCATCAGGAGAAGTAATCGCACAAGGCGGGTTTAAACTTGATGATTTAGAAGTGAAAGCTAATACAAGCAAACCATGGACATTTGTCTTTCCTGCTTCTTTAGTAACAAAAGAAGAAATTGATTTTTCAACATGGAAGGCATACCCACCAAAACAATGA
- a CDS encoding oligosaccharide repeat unit polymerase: MNQNNFIRKLNHIDIFSPYFFLPFIIALYFLTSLVDFHRFEYLEVRRSILIPVLLGFLAYFIGVYIAGKRNWMFPTFGLGFLKGKTAIFLYVLGGIGLIAYGIMFSTGQIGLQDESVRRNLDPKLNFLSSFLWFSTLFLVCNRALREGPLMNRKKLVYGSILFIVLVLFLIMGYRTPILVMVFTLLIVFHYTVKQIKLTWFMAALVLIGVAFSLFGYVRSATEDQSKSFNQHKGPDVTISEEKKQENLALRKEMESTPEWLRALNNESVTGHIVFSKLIEYVDQHGFLYGDLHKGILAPILPGEQRSPRTMVSEMVNSISIQDGKYITRPGRTTTPTLFGQFYVEAGNLAIIIGFALYGLILSMLYNQMKNTGIRSYQTVGYAFVTTIFTISMHTGLLDLIFFLMIAYAIVSTSIEKTSNCIKKV, from the coding sequence ATGAATCAGAACAATTTCATACGAAAACTAAATCATATCGATATTTTTTCACCTTACTTTTTTTTGCCGTTTATTATCGCCCTTTACTTTCTAACTAGTTTAGTGGACTTTCACCGTTTTGAGTATCTTGAAGTACGACGAAGCATCTTGATCCCCGTACTCTTAGGTTTTCTTGCTTATTTTATCGGAGTCTATATTGCAGGCAAGCGAAACTGGATGTTTCCAACGTTTGGGTTAGGATTTTTAAAGGGGAAAACGGCTATTTTTCTATATGTATTAGGGGGAATTGGACTTATTGCCTATGGGATCATGTTTTCGACTGGACAAATTGGTCTTCAAGATGAATCAGTACGTCGAAATTTAGATCCGAAATTAAACTTCTTAAGCTCATTCCTTTGGTTTTCCACTCTTTTTCTTGTGTGTAATCGGGCTTTACGTGAAGGGCCACTGATGAATAGGAAGAAATTGGTTTATGGATCTATTTTATTCATTGTTCTCGTGTTGTTTTTAATTATGGGTTATCGAACTCCTATACTAGTCATGGTCTTTACCTTATTGATTGTGTTTCATTATACTGTCAAGCAAATCAAACTCACATGGTTTATGGCCGCGCTAGTCCTCATTGGGGTTGCCTTTTCCTTATTTGGTTACGTAAGAAGCGCAACCGAGGATCAATCGAAGAGCTTTAATCAACATAAGGGGCCAGATGTTACTATTTCAGAAGAAAAAAAGCAAGAAAACCTTGCCTTAAGAAAAGAGATGGAGTCAACTCCTGAATGGCTAAGGGCTCTTAATAATGAAAGTGTGACAGGCCATATTGTCTTCAGTAAGTTAATTGAATATGTCGACCAACATGGATTTTTATATGGAGATTTACATAAAGGAATATTGGCGCCTATCCTACCAGGAGAGCAACGATCACCTAGGACAATGGTAAGCGAAATGGTCAATTCAATCTCTATCCAGGACGGGAAGTATATTACGAGACCTGGAAGAACGACAACACCGACATTATTCGGGCAATTTTACGTCGAAGCTGGCAATCTCGCCATCATCATTGGCTTTGCCCTTTACGGACTAATTCTTTCTATGCTATACAACCAAATGAAAAATACGGGGATACGTTCCTATCAAACTGTCGGCTATGCATTCGTGACAACAATCTTTACCATCTCCATGCACACAGGGTTGTTAGATTTAATCTTTTTCCTCATGATAGCCTATGCAATTGTATCAACAAGTATAGAAAAAACTTCTAATTGTATAAAGAAAGTATAA
- the murJ gene encoding murein biosynthesis integral membrane protein MurJ: protein MGKLRVASILFLLSTFFLKFSSMIREMVISRLFGASYEADVYFAAMTIPNAIVLFMLTGMKDAFLPSYYKYDRLGQGFSHLTNIVKGTFWISLGVSIIGAAISPFLVQTVYPEFGKYEHGFEIAAWTAALYFFSIALVGVNAVYEGYFDSQKKFSFSTFSQTVVVLCTIGSALLFHKILGVYSLPIGYLVGTFVSFIIKLVYLKPSKFLNWKQKMDISEIRQFYHIFWPVGLTIAVGQINLMVNMFFAARLGEGVVSHLNYAFRLVNIPQAIFGVTIATIIYPILASAQSDQNRDMFKRGIEKGLIYMFAFLAPTVVGMTILMKPLVQTFYEGGAFTAEATAATSQYAVFYLGSVLFYSIQAVIAKGFYTLEKGHYMMRIGMISIVVNIFSNWILSYLMGPVGLALSASIVGMIYSLITFTTLYRISGGFSLMSIGKEYSKSIIASMAMAAILVWVGSLGLIMEMHHILYLIIMIGIGAVIYFLALFLLRSEPLKEILARSGKVKSS from the coding sequence ATGGGTAAACTACGAGTAGCCAGCATTTTATTTCTCCTGTCCACATTCTTTTTGAAATTTTCGAGCATGATCCGTGAAATGGTCATATCCCGTCTGTTCGGAGCTTCCTATGAAGCGGACGTTTATTTCGCCGCTATGACGATTCCAAATGCCATCGTTCTTTTTATGTTAACAGGGATGAAGGATGCTTTTTTACCAAGTTATTATAAATATGATCGCCTTGGGCAGGGATTTTCCCATTTGACGAATATTGTGAAAGGGACCTTTTGGATTTCGCTTGGTGTGTCCATTATTGGGGCGGCTATTTCCCCTTTCCTTGTTCAAACGGTATATCCAGAATTCGGGAAATATGAGCATGGTTTTGAAATCGCGGCATGGACTGCAGCTCTTTACTTCTTTTCCATTGCCCTTGTTGGGGTCAATGCGGTCTATGAAGGTTATTTCGACTCACAGAAGAAGTTCTCATTTTCCACTTTCTCACAAACAGTCGTCGTCCTTTGTACAATTGGATCAGCTTTGCTTTTTCATAAAATCTTAGGCGTATATTCTTTGCCAATCGGGTATTTAGTCGGTACGTTCGTCTCTTTCATTATTAAGCTTGTCTACTTGAAACCAAGCAAATTCCTTAATTGGAAACAGAAAATGGACATTTCAGAAATTCGGCAATTTTACCATATTTTTTGGCCGGTTGGATTGACGATTGCCGTGGGGCAAATCAATTTAATGGTCAATATGTTTTTCGCGGCAAGACTTGGGGAAGGGGTTGTTTCCCATTTAAACTATGCGTTTCGCCTCGTGAATATTCCCCAGGCGATATTTGGCGTGACGATTGCCACTATAATCTATCCGATTTTAGCTAGCGCACAATCTGATCAAAACAGAGACATGTTCAAACGTGGTATTGAAAAAGGACTCATCTATATGTTTGCCTTTTTAGCGCCAACCGTTGTAGGCATGACAATTTTAATGAAACCACTTGTCCAAACATTTTATGAAGGGGGCGCCTTTACGGCTGAAGCAACGGCTGCTACAAGTCAATATGCCGTCTTTTACTTAGGGTCTGTCCTATTCTATAGTATTCAAGCCGTGATTGCGAAGGGATTCTATACATTAGAAAAAGGCCATTATATGATGAGAATCGGCATGATCTCGATTGTCGTTAATATTTTTTCAAACTGGATTTTATCCTATTTAATGGGACCAGTGGGACTAGCCTTATCCGCATCAATTGTCGGAATGATTTACTCTCTTATTACGTTTACAACATTGTACCGGATATCAGGTGGGTTCTCATTAATGAGTATTGGAAAAGAATATAGTAAATCGATCATAGCAAGTATGGCAATGGCTGCTATTCTTGTATGGGTTGGAAGTTTAGGCCTAATCATGGAAATGCATCATATTCTCTATTTAATCATTATGATTGGGATCGGGGCGGTCATTTATTTCTTAGCGCTATTCTTACTGCGAAGTGAACCTTTGAAAGAGATACTAGCAAGAAGCGGAAAGGTTAAATCCTCTTAG
- a CDS encoding WecB/TagA/CpsF family glycosyltransferase, producing the protein MKENYLGVDVCSLTYDEITSSLFHKIENSQKSFIVAINPEKIMKAQTDENLRGLLNKADYQIPDGIGVILASKIRGGNIRERVTGIDMMITLCREAEKRGKSIFLYGAKPGIADQAKIQLEKQFPKLHIAGTMHGYEKDEEVVKKTINEANPDIIFVALGSPTQEYWIIRHMDKLAPKVYQGVGGSFDVISGNLKRAPLFFQRLGLEWFYRLIKEPSRWRRQLILPKFLIKALKEK; encoded by the coding sequence ATGAAGGAAAATTATTTAGGGGTAGACGTCTGTAGCTTAACATATGATGAAATCACCTCTTCGTTATTTCATAAAATTGAAAATAGCCAAAAATCGTTTATTGTCGCCATCAATCCAGAAAAAATAATGAAGGCACAAACCGACGAAAACTTGCGGGGGCTTTTAAATAAAGCAGATTACCAAATTCCCGATGGTATTGGCGTGATTCTCGCTTCCAAAATTCGTGGGGGAAACATTCGTGAACGAGTGACGGGGATTGATATGATGATCACTCTATGTCGTGAAGCAGAAAAAAGAGGAAAATCCATTTTTCTATACGGAGCAAAACCGGGGATTGCTGACCAAGCGAAAATTCAGCTTGAGAAGCAATTTCCAAAGCTTCATATTGCGGGTACAATGCATGGTTACGAAAAAGATGAAGAAGTGGTCAAGAAAACGATTAATGAGGCAAATCCTGACATCATTTTTGTTGCACTTGGAAGTCCTACACAAGAATATTGGATTATTCGTCACATGGACAAGTTAGCACCGAAAGTGTATCAAGGAGTTGGTGGCTCTTTTGATGTTATTTCTGGCAATTTGAAACGGGCTCCTCTTTTCTTCCAACGGCTTGGATTGGAGTGGTTTTACCGATTGATTAAGGAACCTTCTAGGTGGCGTAGACAATTGATTTTGCCGAAATTTTTAATTAAAGCATTGAAGGAGAAGTAA
- a CDS encoding nucleotide sugar dehydrogenase, producing the protein MMKKICVVGLGYIGLPTAVMFANRGLQVHGVDVNERAVQLINQKKLHIEENGLEERLIQAIDQQLFTASTEPVEADVFIVAVPSPINCDKSANLDYVREATRSIVPFVREGNLVILESTVPPRTVEDVMIPVLEKTGLKIGEQLYISHSPERVIPGKVFEELVHNDRIVGGINEKSSQMTKELYEIFVKGTIHITDATTAEMVKVIENTYRDINIAFANELAKISDQIGVNAWEAIQLANYHPRVNIHLPGPGVGGHCIAVDPWFLVELQPDLAKMIHLARKTNDSMPLYTVEKTEAILKSHGITQGKIAVVGLAFKANIDDMRESPSLEVIRHLEEKGLSFTAFDPHVKENKLEQQTQYFEEAVKDADIVLILTDHQELKDLDPNTISDKVRSKIVFDTKNCLNRNNWKDAGFEVHVLGDSKNE; encoded by the coding sequence ATGATGAAGAAAATTTGTGTCGTAGGATTAGGGTACATCGGTTTACCTACTGCTGTTATGTTTGCAAACAGAGGACTACAAGTACACGGTGTTGATGTTAATGAACGAGCAGTACAATTAATTAATCAAAAAAAGCTACATATAGAAGAAAACGGGCTTGAAGAAAGATTGATTCAAGCGATTGATCAACAGCTATTCACAGCTTCTACAGAGCCAGTCGAGGCAGATGTTTTTATCGTGGCAGTTCCTTCACCAATTAATTGTGATAAGTCAGCGAATTTAGATTATGTGCGTGAAGCAACGAGATCGATTGTTCCATTTGTAAGAGAAGGAAATCTCGTTATATTAGAATCTACTGTACCACCACGTACAGTAGAAGACGTGATGATTCCAGTCCTAGAAAAAACTGGGCTTAAAATAGGTGAACAATTATATATTTCCCATTCCCCAGAGCGTGTTATTCCGGGAAAAGTATTTGAAGAACTTGTTCATAATGATCGAATTGTTGGTGGCATTAACGAGAAATCTTCGCAAATGACGAAAGAACTTTATGAAATATTTGTGAAGGGAACGATTCATATTACCGATGCAACCACAGCTGAAATGGTCAAAGTGATTGAAAATACGTATCGTGATATCAATATCGCTTTTGCCAATGAATTAGCCAAAATCAGTGACCAAATTGGTGTAAATGCTTGGGAAGCGATCCAATTAGCGAATTATCACCCACGTGTGAATATCCATTTACCAGGACCTGGTGTTGGTGGTCATTGTATCGCTGTCGATCCATGGTTCCTTGTTGAATTACAACCAGATTTAGCGAAAATGATCCATTTAGCCAGAAAGACAAATGATTCCATGCCACTTTATACAGTGGAAAAAACAGAGGCCATTTTAAAAAGTCACGGAATAACACAAGGAAAAATCGCCGTTGTTGGGTTAGCATTTAAGGCGAATATCGATGACATGCGTGAAAGTCCATCATTAGAAGTAATCCGTCATTTGGAGGAAAAAGGTCTTTCATTTACAGCATTTGATCCACATGTGAAAGAAAATAAATTAGAACAACAAACTCAATACTTTGAAGAAGCGGTAAAAGATGCGGATATCGTATTAATTTTAACCGATCATCAGGAATTAAAAGATTTAGATCCAAACACCATTTCAGATAAGGTTCGTTCCAAAATTGTATTTGATACGAAAAATTGCCTAAATCGTAACAATTGGAAAGATGCGGGCTTTGAAGTGCATGTTTTAGGAGATTCCAAGAACGAATAA
- a CDS encoding UDP-glucose dehydrogenase family protein — translation MKMKLAIAGTGYVGLVTGVTLSDVGHTVTCFDVDEQKIQILKQGTSPIFEPGLEEMIRKNTEEGRLSFTTKPKIAYEEAECIFIAVGTPEGQNGSANLQYVERAAIAIAKHAKNNPVVVIKSTVPVGTNEKIEKILYEYSGHHLNVVSNPEFLREGSAIVDTFSGDRIVIGASDKAAGDRVEAIYKPLKLPIVRTDIRSAEMIKYASNAFLATKISFINEIAILCEKTGANIIDVAKGMGMDKRIGEQFLRAGIGFGGSCFPKDTNALQKLALDYDYQFKILSSVTEVNHEQKKHLFHKAKQYFQDLNGKKVAILGLSFKPNTDDIREAPSLDLIQELLLEGAEITVYDPIAMENVKKIYGDRLQYASSVSECIEDKEIAFIVTEWKDIRDTSFATYRKLMREPMIIDGRNCYSLEEAAKEHVNYISIGRKPVFFKKFQ, via the coding sequence ATGAAAATGAAACTAGCAATCGCAGGAACAGGTTATGTTGGTTTAGTTACAGGGGTGACGCTTTCAGATGTTGGCCATACCGTCACATGCTTTGACGTGGATGAGCAAAAAATCCAAATCCTGAAACAAGGGACCTCTCCCATCTTTGAACCTGGATTAGAAGAAATGATACGGAAGAATACAGAAGAGGGACGATTATCATTCACGACGAAACCGAAAATCGCATATGAAGAGGCAGAATGTATTTTTATTGCAGTTGGTACGCCTGAAGGGCAAAATGGTTCCGCTAATTTGCAATATGTGGAAAGGGCAGCGATTGCCATTGCCAAACATGCCAAAAATAATCCTGTCGTTGTAATTAAAAGCACAGTACCGGTTGGAACGAATGAAAAAATCGAAAAAATTCTTTATGAATACAGCGGTCACCATTTAAACGTTGTGTCTAATCCGGAATTTTTACGTGAAGGTTCTGCGATTGTCGATACCTTTTCTGGGGATCGAATTGTCATTGGAGCAAGTGACAAGGCAGCAGGAGACCGAGTAGAGGCTATTTATAAACCATTAAAACTGCCAATTGTCCGCACAGATATTCGAAGTGCAGAAATGATTAAATATGCCTCAAATGCCTTTCTCGCGACAAAAATTAGCTTTATTAATGAAATTGCAATTCTTTGTGAGAAAACAGGTGCCAATATTATAGATGTGGCCAAAGGAATGGGCATGGATAAGCGTATAGGTGAACAATTTTTACGGGCAGGAATTGGCTTTGGTGGATCTTGTTTTCCTAAAGATACCAACGCCTTGCAGAAGCTTGCCTTAGATTATGATTACCAATTTAAAATTTTATCATCGGTAACAGAAGTGAATCACGAACAGAAAAAACATCTTTTCCATAAAGCAAAGCAATACTTTCAAGATTTAAATGGGAAGAAAGTAGCGATATTAGGGTTATCTTTCAAGCCAAATACAGATGATATAAGAGAAGCTCCATCACTTGATTTGATTCAAGAATTATTGTTAGAAGGAGCCGAAATCACGGTATATGATCCGATTGCAATGGAAAATGTCAAAAAGATTTATGGAGATCGCCTCCAATATGCTTCTTCTGTTTCTGAATGTATTGAAGACAAGGAAATCGCTTTTATTGTGACGGAATGGAAGGACATTCGCGATACCTCATTCGCAACATATCGCAAGTTAATGCGTGAACCAATGATTATAGATGGGCGCAATTGTTATTCTCTAGAAGAAGCAGCAAAAGAACATGTGAACTACATTTCAATTGGAAGAAAGCCCGTATTCTTTAAGAAGTTTCAATGA
- the galU gene encoding UTP--glucose-1-phosphate uridylyltransferase GalU, with protein MKIRKAIIPAAGLGTRFLPATKAQPKEMLPIVDKPTIQYIVEEAVHSGIEDIIIISGRGKRAIEDHFDKSYELEETLAKKEKWESLEEIQMISSLANIHYIRQKEPKGLGHAIYCAKSFIGQEPFAVMLGDDIVEAETPCLQQLIHVFNEHQDASILGVQQVPFQDVSKYGIIKQDEMISENLFQVKDLVEKPEQEKAPSNLAIMGRYILQPEIFDILEKTSPGAGDEIQLTDAIRKLTNIQSVFAYYFEGNRYDVGDKLGFIKATLELGVKRADLRESLLNYLDELVKIEKG; from the coding sequence GTGAAAATCCGTAAAGCAATTATTCCTGCCGCAGGGCTCGGGACTAGATTTTTACCTGCGACAAAAGCACAGCCGAAAGAAATGCTTCCCATTGTAGATAAGCCAACGATTCAGTATATAGTAGAAGAAGCTGTTCACTCAGGTATTGAGGATATTATCATCATTAGTGGAAGAGGAAAACGAGCAATAGAAGATCATTTTGATAAATCATATGAATTAGAAGAAACACTAGCTAAGAAGGAAAAATGGGAGTCGTTAGAGGAAATCCAGATGATTTCAAGCTTAGCCAATATTCATTATATACGGCAGAAGGAGCCGAAGGGATTAGGGCATGCGATTTATTGTGCCAAAAGTTTCATTGGTCAAGAACCATTCGCGGTCATGCTCGGAGATGACATTGTAGAAGCGGAGACGCCTTGTTTGCAACAACTGATTCATGTATTTAACGAGCATCAAGATGCATCTATTTTAGGGGTACAACAAGTACCATTTCAAGATGTCTCCAAATACGGTATTATCAAACAAGACGAAATGATATCTGAGAACTTATTTCAAGTGAAGGATTTAGTCGAGAAGCCGGAACAAGAAAAGGCACCATCTAATTTGGCCATCATGGGGCGATATATTCTTCAGCCGGAAATATTCGACATTTTGGAAAAAACATCACCAGGTGCAGGTGATGAAATCCAATTAACCGATGCGATTCGTAAATTAACAAATATTCAATCCGTTTTTGCTTATTACTTTGAAGGCAATCGTTATGATGTCGGTGATAAGCTTGGATTTATTAAAGCAACATTAGAATTAGGAGTGAAAAGAGCGGATTTACGCGAAAGTTTGCTAAACTACTTAGATGAACTTGTAAAGATAGAGAAGGGATAA